The Patescibacteria group bacterium genome window below encodes:
- a CDS encoding aldolase: MNHLPTVPLSVPSSKKTLFLKNFNLATRRTGRLLLFAGDQRVEHLNDDFHGEGIPTEDASPEHLFKIAANSRVGLFATQLGYINRYGAKYPKIPYLVKLNSKSHLVPVGQQEPYSGAWYDVRQVVEFAKQSKLNIPAIGYTVYVGSSFEAAMLKEAAQLVWQAHQYGLLAVLWMYPRGKAVDNQNDPHLIAGAVNVGTALGADFVKVDRPEPASSEGYGEIFAAGEGIRVLFAGGKSQHASSLFGTIAEQMAAGASGVALGRNIHQRKLKEAIALTNAVAGIVYDRQVPPLGN, encoded by the coding sequence ATGAATCATCTACCAACTGTCCCACTTAGTGTTCCAAGTAGTAAAAAAACTTTGTTTTTAAAGAATTTTAACCTGGCTACTAGAAGAACTGGGCGCCTATTGCTTTTTGCCGGTGACCAGAGAGTGGAACATTTAAACGATGATTTCCATGGAGAAGGTATCCCCACTGAAGACGCTAGCCCTGAGCATCTTTTTAAAATAGCCGCTAATTCAAGGGTAGGATTGTTTGCTACTCAACTAGGTTATATAAATCGCTATGGAGCTAAATATCCGAAGATCCCTTATCTGGTTAAACTTAATTCAAAATCTCATTTAGTACCAGTTGGACAACAAGAACCATATAGTGGTGCTTGGTATGATGTTAGACAAGTAGTGGAATTTGCCAAACAAAGTAAGTTAAATATTCCGGCTATTGGTTACACGGTTTATGTTGGTAGTAGTTTTGAAGCTGCTATGCTTAAAGAAGCCGCCCAATTAGTGTGGCAAGCTCATCAGTACGGACTTTTAGCTGTTTTATGGATGTATCCGCGTGGCAAGGCAGTGGATAATCAAAACGACCCGCACCTAATTGCGGGAGCGGTTAATGTGGGAACAGCCTTAGGAGCAGATTTTGTTAAGGTGGATCGCCCGGAGCCAGCTAGTTCAGAAGGTTATGGAGAGATCTTTGCGGCTGGTGAGGGTATTAGGGTTTTATTTGCCGGTGGTAAGAGCCAGCATGCTTCTTCACTTTTTGGTACGATTGCGGAACAGATGGCGGCTGGTGCTTCTGGAGTGGCTTTGGGTAGAAATATTCATCAAAGAAAGTTAAAAGAAGCCATTGCCCTAACCAACGCGGTAGCTGGTATTGTCTATGATAGACAAGTACCTCCTTTGGGAAATTAA
- a CDS encoding integrase core domain-containing protein: MSHFIDRITPIHVCWQLYGSGVSPEKIPAKLGLHRATVYRWLAGIKEMGFHQFLASYQNAKRGRRNRKVNPALKAKVLTIREEYRNCCGQKIRYILQRDHGLSVGVSTIYRILGEKYQLRSKWKKYQRRGPVLKAEKPREVIQVDTVVLGELFAFTAIDIFTKESCVVIQDNLTSLAGKEALQKQLQWFGTVDKIQRDGGPEFQDHWDTEARQRGIFIRTSRPYKKNDQAFIEKFNGTLRKECLGYWRYRKKDLPMVQKRVEEFLDYYLNKRPHMGLNMQTPKEFTMSHLT, from the coding sequence ATGTCACATTTCATAGATAGGATAACCCCAATTCACGTTTGTTGGCAACTCTATGGCAGCGGGGTAAGCCCGGAAAAGATTCCAGCTAAATTGGGTCTGCACCGCGCCACCGTGTATCGTTGGCTGGCCGGAATTAAGGAAATGGGCTTTCACCAGTTCCTTGCAAGTTACCAAAATGCTAAACGAGGTCGACGTAACCGTAAGGTAAATCCAGCCCTTAAAGCCAAGGTTTTAACTATTCGTGAAGAATATAGAAATTGCTGCGGTCAAAAGATACGCTATATCCTGCAAAGAGACCATGGTTTGTCTGTAGGGGTGAGTACCATTTACCGCATCCTGGGAGAAAAGTACCAATTACGTAGTAAATGGAAGAAATACCAGAGACGAGGGCCGGTTTTAAAGGCCGAAAAACCAAGAGAAGTGATTCAAGTAGACACCGTAGTCTTGGGAGAACTCTTTGCTTTCACTGCCATAGATATCTTCACTAAAGAGTCCTGTGTAGTGATCCAAGACAACCTCACATCTTTAGCTGGGAAAGAGGCCCTCCAAAAACAACTCCAATGGTTTGGTACAGTAGACAAGATTCAACGAGACGGTGGTCCGGAGTTTCAAGATCATTGGGACACCGAAGCTAGACAAAGAGGCATCTTTATTCGTACCTCACGACCTTACAAGAAGAACGACCAGGCCTTCATTGAAAAATTTAATGGTACTTTAAGAAAAGAGTGTCTGGGGTACTGGAGATATCGTAAAAAAGACTTGCCTATGGTACAAAAGAGAGTAGAGGAGTTTTTAGACTATTATCTTAACAAACGGCCTCACATGGGGCTAAATATGCAAACCCCCAAGGAATTCACTATGTCGCATTTGACATGA
- the rpmG gene encoding 50S ribosomal protein L33, whose protein sequence is MSQDNMIKMQCTETGEIRWTHKNKKTLKGRLELSMFSKKARKHTLHRETK, encoded by the coding sequence ATGTCTCAAGACAATATGATCAAAATGCAGTGCACCGAGACGGGTGAAATTCGCTGGACACATAAAAACAAGAAGACCCTAAAAGGTCGTCTTGAATTAAGTATGTTCTCCAAGAAAGCTCGTAAGCACACACTGCATAGAGAAACCAAATAG
- a CDS encoding GtrA family protein, giving the protein MIIPNSLTISSIKTFIVYALAGALAVAVEVFLIYFMVQTLNWWYVIASALAYFIGFFIGFFLRKLLAFHEHGWSHLFKQMSLYGAILLLILTLNTLAVVILVENLSLAAWWAQVISAGPVGLVGYLLNKKYTFKKT; this is encoded by the coding sequence ATGATTATTCCAAATTCTCTAACTATATCTTCTATTAAAACGTTTATTGTCTACGCCTTGGCTGGAGCCTTAGCTGTAGCTGTTGAGGTTTTTTTAATCTATTTTATGGTACAGACTCTTAACTGGTGGTATGTTATAGCTTCGGCTTTGGCTTATTTTATTGGTTTTTTTATAGGGTTCTTTTTAAGAAAACTCTTAGCTTTTCATGAACACGGTTGGAGCCATCTTTTTAAGCAAATGTCTCTTTATGGAGCTATTTTGCTTTTAATATTAACTCTTAATACCTTGGCGGTAGTTATTTTGGTGGAGAATCTATCTTTAGCTGCTTGGTGGGCACAGGTTATTAGCGCCGGGCCTGTTGGTTTAGTGGGTTATTTACTTAATAAAAAATACACCTTTAAGAAAACTTAA
- a CDS encoding ribosome-recycling factor has translation MSDYQEKVSLKFKQAVDFFKQDISSLRTGRLSSAILEKVEVQAYGTTMALNAVSTIASPDNKSLLVSPWDKSVIKEIEKAITSADLGLGVVNEGEALRLTMPPLNEENRRELVKKLNSKMEEARIVLRQARDEVKQEIEVDFAEKTFSEDDKFRYLKELDTAIDKANEELKEIRDHKEKEIMTI, from the coding sequence ATGAGCGATTACCAAGAAAAAGTTTCACTTAAATTTAAACAGGCGGTTGATTTTTTTAAGCAAGATATTTCTTCCTTAAGAACAGGTCGTTTAAGTTCCGCTATTTTGGAAAAAGTTGAGGTTCAAGCTTATGGTACCACTATGGCTTTAAACGCTGTTAGTACCATTGCTTCGCCAGATAATAAGAGCCTGTTAGTGTCTCCCTGGGACAAGAGTGTTATTAAAGAAATTGAAAAAGCCATAACCAGCGCTGATTTGGGCTTGGGAGTGGTTAATGAAGGAGAGGCTTTGCGTTTAACTATGCCACCCTTAAATGAAGAAAATCGCCGTGAGTTAGTTAAGAAGCTTAACTCTAAAATGGAAGAAGCTCGTATTGTTTTAAGGCAAGCCAGAGACGAGGTTAAACAGGAAATTGAGGTTGATTTTGCCGAGAAGACGTTTTCTGAGGATGATAAGTTTCGTTATCTTAAAGAGTTAGATACGGCTATTGATAAGGCCAATGAAGAGCTTAAAGAGATAAGGGATCATAAGGAAAAAGAAATAATGACTATTTAG
- a CDS encoding site-2 protease family protein — protein MLLTIIAFVLVLGVLVLVHELGHFWAARRFGVRSEEFGIGFPPRLFGWYKNKEGSWKFVLGKGKVVDPADTVYSINSIPLGGFVKIVGENGDDRNDPSSMASKPAWQRFIILSAGVFMNVVLAVVIFTVLLGIGSPQALDRETLPANAVIGEVYVQVADLEENSPAMEANVLPNDIIVSVDGLAVNGFDSLNTHVKEKVGQPVEYVFKRGDEFLEKTITPVIINKGDQEIAGIGVGIFEMAHVRLPWHTALVEGTSYTGFFLKEITVGLGKALYELVSSGKADTEVVGPLGIASLTGDMARMGFAYLAQFTAILSLHLAIINFIPFPALDGGRVLFLLIEKIKGSPIRKQTEAIFHNIGFLLLMLLIVIVTFKDAFRFFQD, from the coding sequence ATGTTGTTAACTATTATCGCGTTTGTTTTAGTCTTGGGTGTTTTGGTTTTAGTGCATGAACTTGGGCATTTTTGGGCAGCTCGTCGTTTTGGTGTACGGTCTGAAGAGTTTGGTATTGGTTTTCCACCAAGACTTTTTGGTTGGTATAAGAACAAAGAGGGAAGCTGGAAGTTTGTTTTAGGTAAAGGTAAGGTTGTTGATCCAGCTGATACTGTTTATTCTATTAACTCCATTCCTTTGGGTGGTTTTGTTAAAATTGTTGGAGAAAACGGCGATGATCGTAATGACCCTAGTAGTATGGCCTCTAAACCAGCCTGGCAGAGGTTTATTATTTTATCGGCGGGTGTCTTCATGAATGTTGTCTTAGCGGTTGTTATCTTTACTGTTCTTTTGGGCATAGGTTCCCCACAGGCTCTTGATCGTGAGACACTACCGGCTAACGCCGTAATAGGTGAAGTCTATGTTCAAGTCGCTGATCTTGAAGAAAATTCCCCGGCTATGGAAGCTAACGTTTTACCTAATGACATAATTGTTTCAGTGGATGGTTTGGCTGTTAACGGTTTTGACTCTCTTAATACCCATGTTAAAGAAAAAGTAGGGCAACCGGTTGAATATGTCTTTAAAAGAGGGGATGAGTTTTTAGAAAAAACCATAACTCCGGTAATTATTAATAAGGGAGATCAAGAGATTGCCGGTATTGGAGTTGGTATTTTTGAGATGGCGCATGTTCGCTTACCTTGGCATACGGCTTTGGTGGAAGGTACGTCTTATACCGGTTTCTTCTTAAAGGAGATAACTGTTGGTTTAGGTAAGGCACTTTATGAGCTTGTTTCTTCTGGTAAGGCCGATACTGAGGTGGTTGGTCCCTTAGGGATCGCTTCTTTAACCGGCGATATGGCTAGAATGGGTTTTGCTTATCTAGCTCAGTTTACCGCTATTCTTTCTCTGCATTTGGCGATCATTAACTTTATTCCTTTCCCAGCCCTGGACGGTGGGCGAGTACTTTTTCTTTTAATTGAAAAAATTAAGGGTAGTCCAATTCGTAAACAAACGGAAGCTATCTTTCATAACATAGGTTTTCTTCTCCTGATGCTTTTAATTGTTATTGTAACCTTTAAAGACGCTTTTCGTTTTTTTCAGGATTAA
- the raiA gene encoding ribosome-associated translation inhibitor RaiA, with the protein MKINLKATNLVLTPAIEKYLKEKIKMVEKYLGALKVTACDVELALTTHHHNKGEIFKAEINLAVPGDLLRISKTESDLYKAIDKAKDHLVEAIKKHKGKEKAKSRKTIIKAS; encoded by the coding sequence ATGAAGATAAATCTTAAGGCCACTAACTTAGTTCTAACACCGGCTATTGAAAAATATCTTAAAGAGAAAATTAAAATGGTAGAAAAGTATCTTGGAGCTCTAAAAGTAACAGCTTGTGATGTGGAGTTGGCTTTAACTACTCATCATCACAACAAGGGAGAGATTTTTAAAGCAGAGATTAATTTAGCTGTACCAGGAGATTTACTTAGAATCAGTAAAACCGAAAGTGACCTGTATAAAGCGATAGATAAAGCCAAGGATCACCTAGTAGAGGCCATTAAGAAGCATAAAGGCAAGGAAAAGGCTAAGAGTAGGAAAACAATTATTAAGGCTTCCTAG
- a CDS encoding type IV toxin-antitoxin system AbiEi family antitoxin domain-containing protein encodes MNKIYTTTLSGKELDIIEKLITKHGNVVDFDMILEKFGKNRERQEVKNFISNLVRKGWLVRIKKGVFVISDISGRGSIELSQLAIAQIIDNNSYISFEGALQYHGLFDQYLRVVTSVGKKRTYTKKFSDWTFKYISSKKGLFSNFKEYNIDGRLVKVASKEKVILDFLTYRRKLHDIDLVIEKLKNHKNDFDIKKLIQISEKFSITTKRTLGIILDLVEINSDELHKKIKNNKNYSLLTSKSDIFNAKWRIYTEKQFVKK; translated from the coding sequence ATGAACAAAATATACACTACAACTTTGTCCGGCAAAGAGCTGGATATAATAGAAAAATTAATCACAAAACATGGGAATGTGGTTGATTTTGATATGATTTTAGAAAAATTTGGTAAAAACAGAGAAAGACAGGAAGTAAAGAATTTTATCTCAAATTTAGTTAGAAAAGGATGGTTAGTTAGAATCAAGAAAGGTGTTTTTGTAATTTCGGATATTTCAGGTAGAGGTAGTATAGAGTTAAGTCAATTAGCCATTGCTCAAATTATAGATAATAATTCTTATATATCTTTTGAGGGTGCTTTACAATACCATGGTTTGTTTGATCAATATTTAAGAGTTGTCACTTCTGTTGGTAAAAAAAGAACATACACAAAGAAATTTTCTGATTGGACGTTTAAATATATTAGTTCAAAAAAGGGATTGTTTTCTAATTTTAAAGAATATAATATTGATGGCAGGCTTGTTAAGGTGGCTTCAAAAGAAAAAGTTATCTTGGATTTTTTAACCTATAGAAGAAAACTACATGATATTGATTTAGTTATTGAAAAGCTTAAAAATCATAAGAATGATTTTGATATAAAGAAACTTATTCAAATCAGTGAAAAATTTTCAATAACCACCAAAAGGACCTTGGGAATAATTTTAGATTTAGTGGAAATTAACTCAGATGAATTACATAAAAAAATTAAGAATAATAAAAATTATAGCCTCCTAACATCAAAGAGCGATATTTTTAATGCTAAATGGAGAATTTATACTGAAAAGCAATTTGTAAAAAAATAA
- a CDS encoding nucleotidyl transferase AbiEii/AbiGii toxin family protein codes for MSVNIQLISKNQLIILNRQGFKYPLAIAEKDYFLAVISKIIFESVLKNKIIFKGGTALHHVYLPQLRFSEDLDFSSNGIKIDLTEIKNIFSVFDFLEIKKDFISEATVKIEKLQCTGPLGQASSVRLEIDCLQNVILPSLEMNYENIFGVKTKVRVMDIREITAEKIRAMSDRARYRDYYDFVMIMKKIPIDINEVLGLVKQKEIRKTISIENILNNWEIAKLDKQEDLQTIYFIEELSDEEIKGELDKLSFDSIEK; via the coding sequence ATGTCTGTAAATATCCAATTAATTTCTAAAAATCAATTAATTATACTTAACAGACAAGGCTTTAAGTATCCTCTTGCTATTGCCGAAAAAGATTATTTTTTGGCGGTTATTTCAAAAATAATATTTGAATCAGTATTAAAGAATAAAATAATTTTTAAGGGCGGGACGGCCTTGCATCATGTTTATCTTCCACAACTAAGGTTTTCTGAGGATTTGGATTTCTCAAGTAATGGGATAAAAATAGATTTAACTGAAATAAAAAATATTTTTTCAGTTTTTGATTTTTTAGAAATAAAAAAAGATTTTATTTCCGAGGCGACGGTAAAAATAGAGAAGCTTCAATGCACCGGTCCTCTTGGGCAGGCTAGTTCGGTGAGGCTGGAGATTGATTGCCTTCAAAATGTAATCTTACCTTCATTGGAAATGAATTATGAAAATATTTTTGGAGTTAAGACAAAAGTACGAGTAATGGATATTAGAGAAATTACTGCTGAGAAAATTCGTGCCATGAGCGATAGAGCAAGATATCGTGATTATTATGATTTTGTAATGATTATGAAGAAAATACCAATAGATATAAATGAAGTTTTAGGCTTGGTAAAACAAAAAGAGATTAGAAAAACGATCAGTATAGAAAATATTTTAAATAATTGGGAAATAGCCAAGTTAGACAAACAGGAGGATTTACAAACAATTTATTTTATTGAAGAACTAAGCGATGAAGAGATAAAAGGTGAGTTAGATAAATTAAGCTTTGATAGCATAGAAAAGTAG
- a CDS encoding AbrB/MazE/SpoVT family DNA-binding domain-containing protein, which produces MTEQKEFEFVFRGVATVDDRGQMVIPIEARKVAGFKNGAKIAVFTAPSNLDDGKLKIVLTLAQYILDMKRVKKLLG; this is translated from the coding sequence ATGACAGAACAAAAAGAATTTGAATTTGTATTTAGAGGTGTTGCCACCGTTGACGATAGAGGTCAAATGGTTATACCCATAGAGGCAAGAAAAGTTGCTGGTTTTAAAAACGGAGCTAAAATAGCCGTATTTACCGCTCCTTCAAATCTCGATGACGGTAAGTTAAAGATAGTTTTAACGTTAGCCCAATATATTCTTGACATGAAGAGAGTTAAGAAGCTTCTTGGATGA
- the secA gene encoding preprotein translocase subunit SecA, which translates to MKFLSKIFGDPNERVIASMRPVIEEINSLEESIKALSDDDLKQKTEEFRKILGVERLEDGSLKQNKTKEEETAILEQILPQAFAVIREASRRLTGQRHYDVQLMGGMVLHRGQIAEMKTGEGKTLVATLPLYLNALTGRGVQLVTVNDYLSRVGAGWMAPIYHALGLTTGVIVHNTALVYDPNYSDDKQFDDRLKYFRPVPRGEAYNSDILYGTNNEFGFDYLRDNMVQRGSQRVQRELNFAIVDEVDSILIDEARTPLIISSPAEESTDRYYKFAELVSRLQENEDYNKDEKMRVATLTENGISRMEKFLGVDNIYATGGIREVHHIEQALKARVLFEKDKHYVVREGEVVIVDEFTGRLMFGRRYSEGLHQAIEAKEGVKIQRESRTLATVTFQNYFRMYRKLAGMTGTALTEAEEFYKIYNLETVVVPTHRPNVRKDDNDLIYASEKEKYEAVAKEVKARHATGQPVLVGTISIAKNEFLGELLAREGVKTNLLNAKNHEQEASMIAQAGQAGSVTIATNMAGRGVDIILGGAPLNKEEYDKVVALGGLHVIGTERHEARRIDNQLRGRAGRQGDPGSSQFYVSMEDDLMRIFGGDRMKNMMKTLKLPEGTPIENKIISRSIENAQKRVEGNNFDTRKHLVEYDDVINKHRLAIYRRRLEVLNISEKVKDNKEDDIEDNKNVGEKPENNQERNNQEENQNKENIGEVKDKTLTDIILGMIENEVEQLISFHTAAESTKDWNLKEVKESIAAIFPLNKELSETLDGFIANPGKLDKVRVRTDLIELIMTEAQGLYETMAQKAKEAGLDWQEVEKGLLLRAMDTLWMDHLETMDYMRRGIGLRGYGQRDPLVEYKKEAYQLYNQLNDSIQKEVVYSVFKIAAAQEMIAPSINLSRVSMSAPAKTMDNDSSSSSVTVYTDRKAKDDEGNKIGRNDLCPCGSGKKYKKCHGA; encoded by the coding sequence ATGAAATTTTTATCCAAAATATTCGGTGATCCTAACGAAAGGGTCATAGCTTCAATGCGACCAGTTATTGAAGAAATTAATTCTTTAGAAGAGTCTATAAAGGCTTTGTCTGATGATGATTTAAAACAAAAGACTGAGGAATTTAGAAAAATATTGGGTGTAGAAAGACTAGAAGACGGATCTTTAAAACAAAATAAAACCAAAGAGGAAGAGACCGCTATTTTAGAACAAATTCTACCCCAAGCTTTTGCGGTTATTCGTGAAGCTTCTCGTCGTTTAACTGGACAAAGACATTATGATGTTCAGTTAATGGGTGGTATGGTTTTACATCGTGGACAAATTGCGGAAATGAAAACTGGAGAAGGTAAGACTTTGGTAGCTACCTTACCTTTATATCTTAACGCTTTAACTGGACGAGGTGTACAATTAGTAACCGTTAACGATTATCTGTCTCGGGTTGGTGCTGGTTGGATGGCGCCGATTTATCATGCCCTTGGATTAACTACTGGTGTTATTGTCCATAATACCGCTTTGGTTTATGATCCTAATTATTCTGATGATAAGCAATTTGATGATCGTTTAAAGTATTTTCGTCCCGTACCAAGAGGCGAGGCTTATAACTCGGATATTCTTTATGGTACTAATAACGAATTTGGTTTTGATTACTTAAGAGACAACATGGTCCAGCGTGGCTCACAAAGAGTCCAGCGTGAACTTAATTTCGCCATTGTGGACGAAGTTGACTCTATTTTAATAGACGAAGCTAGAACTCCTTTAATTATCTCTTCTCCCGCGGAAGAGTCTACAGATAGGTATTATAAATTCGCCGAATTGGTTTCTCGCTTGCAAGAAAATGAAGATTATAATAAAGACGAAAAAATGAGGGTAGCGACCCTAACAGAGAATGGTATATCTCGGATGGAAAAGTTTTTAGGAGTGGATAATATTTACGCTACCGGTGGTATCCGAGAAGTCCATCATATTGAGCAAGCTCTTAAGGCCAGAGTTTTATTTGAAAAAGATAAACACTATGTGGTTCGCGAGGGAGAGGTGGTTATTGTGGATGAGTTTACCGGCAGATTAATGTTTGGTCGTCGTTATTCAGAAGGTCTTCATCAGGCCATTGAGGCTAAAGAAGGAGTTAAAATACAAAGAGAAAGCCGTACTTTAGCTACTGTAACTTTTCAGAATTATTTCCGTATGTATCGTAAGTTGGCTGGTATGACCGGTACGGCTTTAACCGAAGCTGAGGAGTTTTATAAGATATATAATTTGGAAACCGTAGTTGTACCGACCCATCGCCCTAATGTTCGTAAAGATGACAATGACCTTATCTATGCCAGTGAAAAGGAGAAATATGAGGCAGTGGCTAAGGAAGTTAAAGCTAGACATGCCACCGGACAACCGGTTTTGGTTGGTACTATCTCTATCGCTAAAAACGAATTTTTGGGAGAACTTTTAGCCAGAGAAGGTGTTAAGACTAATCTTTTAAACGCTAAAAATCATGAACAAGAAGCTTCTATGATCGCTCAGGCTGGACAGGCTGGTAGTGTAACTATTGCCACTAACATGGCAGGACGTGGTGTTGACATTATTTTAGGTGGAGCACCGCTTAATAAAGAAGAATATGATAAGGTGGTGGCTTTGGGCGGTCTACACGTAATTGGTACCGAAAGACACGAAGCTCGCCGTATAGACAATCAGTTACGTGGTCGTGCAGGACGACAAGGTGATCCCGGTTCAAGTCAATTTTACGTTTCCATGGAAGATGACCTGATGCGTATTTTCGGGGGAGATAGAATGAAGAATATGATGAAAACTCTTAAGTTACCAGAAGGCACTCCGATTGAAAATAAAATAATTTCCCGCTCTATTGAAAATGCCCAGAAAAGAGTTGAAGGTAATAACTTTGATACTAGAAAACACTTAGTGGAATATGATGATGTAATTAACAAACATCGTTTAGCTATTTATCGCAGACGATTAGAGGTTTTAAATATTTCAGAAAAGGTTAAAGATAATAAAGAAGATGATATAGAAGATAATAAGAATGTCGGAGAAAAACCAGAAAATAATCAGGAAAGAAATAATCAAGAAGAAAATCAGAATAAAGAAAATATCGGTGAGGTTAAAGATAAAACATTAACGGATATTATTTTAGGGATGATTGAAAACGAGGTTGAGCAACTTATTTCTTTTCATACCGCAGCCGAAAGTACTAAAGACTGGAATCTTAAGGAAGTTAAAGAAAGTATAGCCGCTATTTTCCCGCTTAATAAAGAATTATCTGAAACATTGGATGGCTTTATTGCTAATCCCGGAAAGTTGGATAAAGTAAGAGTGAGAACTGACTTGATCGAACTAATTATGACCGAAGCCCAAGGGCTTTATGAGACAATGGCTCAAAAGGCCAAAGAAGCAGGTTTAGATTGGCAGGAAGTGGAAAAGGGTCTTTTATTAAGAGCTATGGATACCCTGTGGATGGATCATCTTGAAACCATGGATTATATGCGCCGAGGTATAGGGCTTAGAGGTTATGGACAAAGAGATCCTTTAGTTGAGTACAAAAAAGAAGCTTATCAGTTATATAACCAACTTAATGACAGTATCCAAAAAGAAGTTGTTTATTCAGTCTTTAAGATAGCGGCTGCTCAAGAAATGATAGCTCCTTCAATTAATCTTTCTAGAGTTTCAATGTCCGCACCAGCGAAAACCATGGATAACGATAGTTCATCAAGCTCAGTAACGGTTTACACAGACAGAAAAGCTAAAGATGACGAAGGTAATAAAATAGGTAGAAATGATCTTTGTCCTTGCGGTAGCGGTAAAAAGTATAAGAAGTGTCATGGAGCCTAA
- a CDS encoding pyridoxamine 5'-phosphate oxidase family protein, producing MEPKNMETDIKQLIQEVLEKGYLMSLAIVDTGGVWVADVVYIHDDELNIYWMSDPDSRHSLAILGNNRVAATITANSQGEDNLGIQFDGVAEKLDGDRHDLAIKHFAKRKKPEPSSDEDILQGDSWYMLKPKNIDLIYEKLYGFKKQKFEL from the coding sequence ATGGAGCCTAAAAATATGGAAACAGATATTAAACAATTAATTCAAGAGGTGCTAGAGAAAGGATATTTAATGAGCTTGGCGATTGTGGATACAGGCGGAGTTTGGGTAGCTGATGTTGTTTATATTCATGACGATGAATTAAATATATACTGGATGTCAGATCCGGATAGCCGTCATTCACTAGCAATTTTAGGTAATAACCGAGTTGCTGCAACAATAACAGCTAATAGCCAAGGTGAAGATAACCTAGGGATTCAATTTGACGGAGTGGCCGAAAAGCTAGACGGCGATAGACATGATTTAGCAATTAAACACTTTGCCAAAAGAAAGAAGCCCGAGCCAAGTAGTGATGAAGATATTCTCCAAGGTGACTCTTGGTATATGTTAAAACCAAAAAATATTGATTTGATCTATGAAAAACTCTATGGATTTAAGAAACAAAAATTTGAGCTATAA
- the cyaB gene encoding class IV adenylate cyclase gives MREIEIKLKVKDPALLRQRLEAMGCVFSEPISQEDVIYSLNGNTNPWASSKEGDTVIRIRKQNGVFMLTLKKQITSELDNLEYETKIEKPEEMHNILLSLSAIPVVEVKKIRYKAKLEEYEVCLDNVETLGDYVEFEALINDGDDPVGIEEKLFSLATSLGLTAEDRETRSYDTIIFQNKNN, from the coding sequence ATGCGAGAAATAGAAATTAAATTAAAGGTTAAAGATCCGGCTTTGCTTAGACAACGTCTTGAAGCTATGGGTTGTGTTTTTTCTGAGCCAATTTCTCAAGAAGATGTTATTTATTCACTAAACGGTAATACCAATCCTTGGGCCAGCTCAAAGGAGGGGGATACGGTTATAAGAATCAGAAAACAAAACGGTGTATTTATGCTGACCCTTAAAAAACAAATTACCAGTGAATTAGATAATCTGGAATATGAAACCAAGATAGAGAAACCAGAAGAAATGCATAATATCTTACTTTCGTTAAGCGCTATACCAGTAGTGGAAGTTAAAAAGATTCGCTATAAGGCCAAATTAGAAGAATATGAGGTATGTCTTGATAATGTTGAAACTCTTGGAGATTATGTGGAATTTGAAGCTTTAATTAATGACGGTGATGATCCAGTTGGTATTGAAGAAAAACTTTTTTCCTTAGCAACTTCTTTAGGACTTACCGCAGAAGACAGAGAAACAAGGAGTTATGACACTATTATTTTTCAGAATAAAAATAATTAA